ACGTAGTGATTactgattacatactctttggagTAGGTATGTAATCACGTTTTGTTTGGGCTTTAGAATTTGGTAATTTAGTTGTTCCGCTGTTGccgaaattttttaaattaatttaatatttaaatgtcgCTCTAATTAATTGAAGTTTAATTTCGTTACAGTTACTCGAAAAATATAGAATAATGTGTTTCAAACCCAATATTTATATTCAAGAAGTGATTTAATATATATGCATTCGCGAAAAGTTTTCAATTCGTCAGTAcgtaaaaatgtttaattacAAGTATCTCAGTCGGGAACACCTCGATGGATTCGACAATTATAAGGTATTTGAAATTCCTATAGTTCTTCTATGAAATGTATTTTAAAGTGTTTTGTATAGTAATGCGTTTTTATGAACGTAACCTTAAAATTATCGATCATTTACGCAACATTCTACTGTAGTTTCGTCTAATTTTGTAATGCAACGCCAATTATAGCTCGAATATGAGTACagatttaaataagtaatttgaaGTTTAAACAAGAATAAATTTTATAAGAGGTCCTAGTAGTTTTTATtagcaaatattttattatgtatgtcGTCGTTAACCAATAGGTTTCCACTGCAGGATGTACACCATTTAAACAAATGTTTTACAGGAGTTTCCACACCACTGCTTGGGGTCCAGCTTGTAGTATCCAGTGGCTCCCTAAAACTTTTTTGATATCACTCAACCTAGTGAGAGGATCAGGACTTAAAATTAGTTACTtacccaattttttttattaataatcgACCATTCCTTAATATCCTTCTAGGCAAATGCCCTCACCTTAGATCGCAAAATCACTTATTATAAGGCTATATGGTTGCAGCGAAGCCCTAATTTGTCTATTAAAAATGTGATGATGATCGCTATCAAAATAAGCTAGAGCTATGTTTTGGCCCAACTGTGGACCTTGTCATCTGCATTCCATAGTCAAATATGCTAATCAATACACTAATGAGATAGTCAAAACGACAACAGAATTAGCTCTGAAGCCTAGTTAAATACTGGGAACATGCTATAATAAAGattatactaattattttgctatttttTTCAGTATATGTCAAAAGATACAAGTCCACTAAGTGTGTATGTGATGCATCCTTTTTGGAATAAAGTTGTTGAGGTAAGCAGAAGTACAAATTAAGTAATAAACAACTACcaactaataaataatcaataataTATCTACATAGATAGAAACAATATAATAACTTGTGTATTATTTTCTTACAATGTAACTTTCTTTtctcaagtaggtactatttcttGATGCTTGCATGAAACCTTACTTTAGCTGacaagtaattaaattaataattacaatgtACTATATTTGCTTGTGCACTGCACATAGAAGTGTTAGATTTTGTTTTAagagtttctttattttaaaagataaagCCTGACCTATATACCTCGTAAATAATGAAAGCAtgaatatacattatacatatattgcAAAGATGTTAAAGTTTGCCGCAGACCTTGAAGCATTGTGATAAGCTTGACAATAGGTTATCACATAGCCTCGGCACTGAAAATACATTATTTGAATATCCATACAGAAGATGTATAAGtgttttattatgtaataacaGCTAACGACCAGCCCCAGTTATATATACCTTACATCCGGAGAAGAACATAGGGTATTTGTTGTCCCAGAACATCAAAATtactacaggattttaaaagcctaaatccatgcagatgaactTGCTggcatcatattttatttaaaatcatattatatgatgtattatattatatgtattatattatacatcatataaatataaaatcatattattatgtattatatttatatgatgcccgtgatttcgtccgcgtataatatcataaacataattatacatatgtatatcgTGATATAAATTCATGATACATATATCATGAGCCCTGTTTAATCTCATGTTATGTACTGGATAAAATTAAAGATAGGTTGCCTTAGTAAATCTTAACTTTTCAGTATGTACCGCGATGGGTGGCGCCAAACGTCCTAACGTTCGTTGGATTTCTGTTGACTGTACTCGACTTTTTGCTGCTGTCGTATTACGATTACGACTATTTAGCGGCCAGTGCCAGAGTCCACAATGAAACGACGCCGTCGTCGGAACCACTGAATGGGCACACTGAGATAATACCACAGTCATTGTGGTACATATTAGCCATCTTCCTATTTGTCGCGTACACACTAGGTGAGATTTTTAAGTTCTGTaagaaaaaatcggtcaagtgcaaacCAGACTCACGCACCAAGGTTTCCGTATcgttgtacaagaaataacactttttaattttatgtaattttcatggcagctatatcgtaatttttactattttttgttattgaagacagtttctgtgaaaattttaactctctatctattacaattcatgagatacaacccgctgatagacggacggacaacagaggcttagggtctcgttggcagccttcgggtatggaaccctaaaaagagcttTGACTATGAACCTACTGCGCGGGTAATTTATCGATTTATTCGAGGGTCCGTAGGTCTGCAACAGCGGTATATGCAGCCGTCATTGGTTCGTCAATCAGTGTTAGAAATGTTTCAAATTTGTTTTCGTCAATTATATTTCCCCTTGCTTAAGTAAATCACAAGTGTTTAGTGATTAGTAATCAATTGAGTCAGTAAATACTAATCACTGATaacagaaaacaattttttttgtgttcatGTAAGACATTCTTCGAGTGAGGTAATTGGATATCTGAACATAAGTACTACCGATATAAGAAATTACATGCATTCCTCTCCATCGTATGGTTGGTACTTACGAAATTAAAATACGTAGTGAATTGAACTATGTGGATACCCTGCATATTTCAATAGGGTACCTAGTGTCTAACTAGTCAAATtaataactttttatcaaacgtcaaaacacgcacTCAGtagcgagcttctatgaaatactggattgtgacgtcacaatgcgtgacgtgctttttttttagtttaatcgataaattacttaaaattgttattacacttaaaactaacaaaagaCGTGGAATAATGACtgagaaataattaaaaataaaactctgtaccagatttcgtcaaaatcgtttaaacggatgggtggtgaaaaaatttcaaaaaaaaaatcaaaatacaaaattatgtaattttCAGATGGTATCGACGGCAAGCAAGCGCGGCGTACTCAAACTTCAGGACCCTTAGGAGAACTATTTGACCATGGGCTCGATTCTTACTCGGTATTCTTCATACCTGCCTGTCTTTACTCAATTTATGGTCGAAAAGATTTCTCCATATCACCATTACGGTGAGTATTTTACCTCATTGTCAAAACTTAAATGGTAACTTAGCGACCATTTgcaaagcagtgatagcctaggcCCTAGGCTATACTACTATTACtattacttatctatactaatattataaagaagtaagtttgtttgtaggggataatctctggaactactaaaccgattttgaaaattctttcaccactagaaagctacattgttcctgagtaacataggctatatttttttttttcaaaaaattagagatccctacgaaaattgtaataagctccCAGTGCGAAGCCAGAGGGCGGGTCCCTGGTGATTAAATAAGATGTTGACCTCTTATTCGAAGGGTGCTCacacctttaactttttggagctGTGTTTTAGCAATTAAttgatatcacttgctttaacagtgaaggaaaatatcgtgaggaaacctgcgtgcctgagagttctccatagtgttttcAAACGTGtgtcaagtctgccaatccacatttgacctagaagatgcctattgacTATTGTTTTAAAGTAGCCCggattataattggtaggaaacataATTGCAAAAAAGTATACTATATTCATGTAAAAATCAGGTCGttccattgctccgttgtggcgtgattgaaggacaaaccaacactcGCATTTATACTATACTAACtatactatttatatttatgtacaatATATATCTAATATTCTTTACAGAATGTATTACATAATGTGGAATCTTCTAGTCAACTTTTACTTGAGTCACTGGGAGAAATATAATACTGGCGTATTATTTCTGCCCTGGGGCTACGACTTCAGTATGTGGGTAAGTGATAGATAAACCTCTGTCTTATTAAACAAAAGTAGAATgctgatataataataaaaatatttagaagatCACAGATCCACATGTAGTTTGCATTTTTCTCTACAATGTAAACCTCTCTGTaatataagatttttaaaatccatgtggacgaagttgccGGCATTAGCTAATGAATAATTGTACTAATAAAATCTCTTTATAGACGTCAACATTCGTGTTTCTATGGACGGGGGTGAAAGGCACCAGTTTCTATAAGCGCTACATATTCGGCAGCTACACTCTCGCCAACGCCTTCGAATGGCTCATATATGCTACGGGAGTGTTCACTAATCTACCAGTTGCTCTCTACAACACCTACCTGTAAGTGCAAATTATTCTATTCATTATCGTcataaacccatcgccggccctgCTCTCAAAATAAGAAGGATTTTGACCATAAACCACCATTCTGGTCAAGTGCAAATTGGCTGatttcacacgcctttgagaacattatggagaactagcaagcatgcaggtttccttcatcgtaaaaataagtaataattaatttctaaaacgcacataactccaaaaagttaaggTGCGTGTCCGGAATCAAAACTCTGACCCCacaaataggaggccgacgacTTAACGACGATGGCTATCATAGCTTTTAATCGTGAATGCGCTTCTACGAGATAATACATAAGACCCGAAACTGTAAACTTAACCCAAATTAAAAAAGTCcgagtaggtgaagctgaatgaagggtcGATGAAGCCAGTCTTCTGGCGTAGCCTATTTTAGTCGAATGTAAGTGGCAACAGATACTAGGTGTATCTGTTATAGGTCTATGGAAATCCAAAAGTAACCAAATAATAGCTTAACAAATTATAAGCTGAAATGGCTGTGGGCAGATCATGCCTGTCGTAGAACCGATGGCCgtgttttggagtggagaccgtgtaCCAGTAAGTCCAGTTTGGGACGACTTTCAACCCACTGGACTGAGGGCCTTAAAAAGGTAGCGGAAAGTGGACGGataaggaaggcggaggactgtGTGTAGTGGCGCCCTCTCGGGAAGACCTGTGTCcggcagtggacgcaaacaagCTGATTGATTCATTGAAGCCAGGTCGTATACTCTTTTTTTCGTATTACAGGTCATACAAACTACGTACAGGCAAAATGCGTTCAACTACGGAAGCGTTACGGCCGTTATGGTCGTTATTGAGTATGTTCATAGTATGTACTATTTGGGTTCACAAATCTGATCGGTTGCCGGACTGTGACCCGCGCGCGCTTTTCCTTCTAATTGGGACGCTCTTTAGCAATGTAGCGgtaagtttaattattttattatgtagtaCATTATCATTCAAGATAGCAAAATTGCGTATTGCAGTTGAGGACATAACACAGTAACATAATAGCATTTATTCTACAGAATTCTACAGAATTCTACTTATTTCTACAGAatacgacgcaataaagtgtaATTCAGGTCGCAAAGCGTTGCGTAAATTATTTTCTCTATACCTCTTATGAAAAAACGCGTGAAACCTAATCTGATATTACGAAGGTTTGGATGATGTTGAAAAATCTCTGCCGTAAAACTCCATTTAACGAAAGTATTAAATAATACGCATCACATTGAAAATcttctcctttttggaagttcGTTAAAAATGATTCTTGATTACTTTGAACCTTTTTTGTTTTACGGTTACATCATGGTtttgatgtttgttacttcaGCTTGCATCCCATGGAGGGATATATGCTATttgtcccaaaaaatcaaagaattcccacaagatttttaaaaacttaaatccacgcggatagtCCCGAGCATAAGCTACTAACACGTATTATATCCTTATTCAGTGTCGTCTCATCGTAAGTCAAATGAGCAATCAGCGATGCGAGGTGGTCAACTGGTTGCTGTGGCCGCTGTCGATGGCCACCGTGCTCTCCCTCGCACTACCGCAGTATGAGCTGTCAGTGTTCTACGCGATGACCAGCTTAAGTGTCCTTGCGCACATACACTACGGAACCTGCGtggtaagatatttttttatccatactattcCTCAGTACTTGAacaccaaagtcttcgaacagtgcgtgttgccagggATGACCTATGGATCCGAGATATGGTCGccaactatgggcctcataggAAAACTCAGAATCCCTCAGCAAgggatggagagagctatgcttgatcCGTAGGAAtaccaaagtaaccgacatagctcagtgagtgagtggcgaagctgaagtggcaattggcagggcacataattcgaaaaactgatatacgttggggtcccaaggtgctggagtggcgacctcgcaccgaaaAGCACAGCGTCGGAAGGCCTAAATTAAGATATAAggattaaaattaagtatagttCTTTTATTTTATGACAAGGCCATTTCTGTTTTCTTACTTCCAGGTTAGACAAATGTGCGATCACTTCAGAATAAGCTGTTTCCACATAAAACAACGAG
The window above is part of the Maniola jurtina chromosome 5, ilManJurt1.1, whole genome shotgun sequence genome. Proteins encoded here:
- the LOC123865776 gene encoding ethanolaminephosphotransferase 1-like, with amino-acid sequence MFNYKYLSREHLDGFDNYKYMSKDTSPLSVYVMHPFWNKVVEYVPRWVAPNVLTFVGFLLTVLDFLLLSYYDYDYLAASARVHNETTPSSEPLNGHTEIIPQSLWYILAIFLFVAYTLDGIDGKQARRTQTSGPLGELFDHGLDSYSVFFIPACLYSIYGRKDFSISPLRMYYIMWNLLVNFYLSHWEKYNTGVLFLPWGYDFSMWTSTFVFLWTGVKGTSFYKRYIFGSYTLANAFEWLIYATGVFTNLPVALYNTYLSYKLRTGKMRSTTEALRPLWSLLSMFIVCTIWVHKSDRLPDCDPRALFLLIGTLFSNVACRLIVSQMSNQRCEVVNWLLWPLSMATVLSLALPQYELSVFYAMTSLSVLAHIHYGTCVVRQMCDHFRISCFHIKQRAD